In the Festucalex cinctus isolate MCC-2025b chromosome 10, RoL_Fcin_1.0, whole genome shotgun sequence genome, one interval contains:
- the rxfp3.2b gene encoding relaxin family peptide receptor 3.2b: MNQTGVQTLSPEPCEQQMPAEDNCSASSSGNLSLHCWLQLLTRESGAELQGDGSSLAVRVMIACVYSVVCALGLVGNALALFLLHSRYRQKQSSINCFVMGLAVTDLQFVLTLPFWAVDTALDFRWPFGRVVCKIVSSVTTMNMYASVFFLTAMSVARYCSISSALKMRSRRAAATRAKWTSLGIWAVSLLVTLPHAIYSTTAQVSDEELCLVRFPDAANWDPQLLLGLYHLQKVLLGFLIPLIIISVCYLLLLRLVLSRRISGAPGPEVEGRQKRRSKVTKSIVIVVLSFFLCWLPNQALTLWGVLIKFDLVPFSKAFYNAQAYAFPLTVCLAHTNSCLNPVLYCLIRREFRAGLKEIVLHTTPSFRGLTHLLRRKGKVAEAPPVMVLVQMDV; this comes from the coding sequence ATGAACCAGACCGGAGTTCAAACTCTGTCTCCGGAGCCATGTGAGCAGCAAATGCCGGCGGAGGACAACTGTAGCGCCAGTTCCAGCGGGAACCTGTCGCTGCACTGCTGGCTGCAGCTGCTCACCAGGGAATCCGGCGCGGAACTCCAAGGAGACGGCTCCAGCCTGGCGGTGCGGGTGATGATCGCGTGCGTCTACTCGGTCGTCTGCGCGCTGGGGCTGGTGGGCAACGCGCTGGCGCTGTTCCTGCTGCACTCGCGTTACAGGCAGAAGCAGTCGTCCATCAACTGCTTCGTGATGGGGCTGGCCGTCACCGACCTGCAGTTCGTCCTGACGTTGCCCTTCTGGGCGGTGGACACGGCGCTGGACTTCCGTTGGCCGTTCGGCCGGGTGGTGTGCAAAATCGTCAGCTCGGTGACCACCATGAACATGTACGCCAGCGTTTTCTTCCTCACGGCCATGAGCGTGGCGCGTTACTGTTCCATCTCGTCGGCGCTCAAGATGCGCAGCAGGAGGGCGGCCGCCACCCGGGCCAAGTGGACCAGTCTGGGGATCTGGGCCGTGTCTCTGCTGGTCACGTTGCCTCACGCCATCTACTCCACCACCGCCCAGGTGTCGGACGAGGAACTTTGCTTGGTCCGCTTCCCGGACGCGGCCAACTGGGATCCGCAGCTTCTTTTGGGCTTGTACCACCTGCAAAAGGTCCTGCTGGGCTTCCTCATCCctctcatcatcatcagcgTCTGCTACCTACTTCTTCTGCGGCTGGTCCTCAGCCGCCGCATTTCAGGCGCCCCCGGCCCGGAGGTGGAAGGCCGCCAAAAGCGCCGCTCCAAAGTCACCAAATCGATCGTGATTGTGGTTCTGTCCTTCTTTCTGTGCTGGCTTCCCAACCAGGCGTTGACACTGTGGGGGGTGCTCATCAAGTTTGACCTGGTGCCCTTCAGCAAGGCGTTCTACAACGCGCAAGCCTACGCCTTCCCGCTGACCGTGTGCCTGGCGCACACCAACAGCTGCCTCAACCCGGTGCTCTACTGCCTGATCCGCCGCGAGTTCCGGGCGGGCCTCAAGGAGATTGTCCTCCACACCACGCCGTCCTTCAGGGGTCTGACTCATCTGCTACGGCGCAAAGGCAAAGTGGCAGAGGCGCCGCCCGTCATGGTGCTGGTCCAAATGGACGTGTGA